The Myxococcales bacterium genome includes the window ATCCGGCGTCGGCGTATGACCATGTGATCGCGGCGCTTGCCGACCAAGATCCGCAAGTGGTCGCGGCCGCCGCGCTCGCGCTCGGCGCCATCGGCGATGGTCGCGCGGCGGGACATCTGAGTCGCTTGCTTGAACACCACGTTCGCGACGTGCAGCTTGAGGCCGCGTGTGCGCTGGCCGAGTTGCATGACGACCGTGGCGTCGAGATCTTGCGCGGCGCCTTGGCGCGCGAGCAAGAGGCGATGTACGCCATCGATGCCCTGGCAACCTTGGCGACGCCGGCGGCAGGTGATGCGCTGGCAACCGCCTTGACGATGCGGGGCGCGTTCGCCGTCGTCGCCGTGTGTGCGGCCGGCGCCTTGCTCGCGACCACGTGGGAGCCACCCCGTCCAGCGAGCGAGGCTGAGGCGGCCCGCCAGGTCTTGCTCGCCAATGCGACGCGCTGGAAGCTACAGCTGCGCGAGGCCGCGCTGGGCCAAATTGAACGCGTTGGTGGTACGTGGGCGATCGCGGCGTTGCGAGATTTCGCGCGCAGCTGGCAGGGATGGCCCGCGCGCAAACGCATTCATGGCGCAATTAACGCGCTCAGCGCACAGCCCGCCTAAGCGATCAACTCACCATGCAGCCGCTGCAATTTTTTGACAGCCATTGCCACGTCGACGGCCCCGAGTTTGATGTCGATCGCGACGTCGCCATGGCGCGCGCGCGGGAGGCCGGCGTTCGCGCGATGATCGCGATCGGGGCGGTGGGCGACATTTCCTCGGCGCACCGCGCCGTCGCGTTGGCCACCGCGCACCCCAACGTGTGGGCGACGGTCGCGACGCATCCACACGACGTCGCCGCGATGACGGATGCCTGGTGGGACACGCTGCGGCAACTCGCGGCGCACCCGCGCGTCGTCGCCGTCGGCGAGACGGGCCTGGACTTCTATTATGACCATGCGCCACGCGGGCTACAGCACGACGCCTTCGTGCGCTTCATCGAGCTGGCGCGCGAGGTGGACAAGGCCGTCGTCTGCCACATTCGCGACGCCCATGCCGAGGCCCAGGCCATCTTGCGCGCGCATGCGCATGGCCTGCGCGTCATTATCCATTGTTTCACCGGTTCGCCCGATGACGCGCGCATCTATGCCGAGGCCGGCTACTACGTGTCGTTTTCTGGCATCGCAACATATAAGACCGCGGGCGACATCCGCGCCGCCCTCGCGATGGTGCCGCACGACCAAATACTGCTGGAAACCGACTGCCCATATCTGGCCCCGGTGCCAATGCGAGGCCGCCGCAACGAGCCGAGCTATTTGGTACACACGGCGGCCGTCGTCGCTGCCGAGCTTGGCGTAACACCTCAATATCTTTCACAAAAAACGTGGGCAAATACGCTGGCCGCGTTTTCGATCGCAGATGCCCCAGCGCTTGACTCCGTATAGACCCGCCTGTATACGTTACGACCTTACTCGTACCCCCCCGCTAGAGGAGACCGCCATGGCACAACGCATGGGATTATTAGGAAAAAAAATTGGCATGACGCAAGTGTTCGCTGACGACGGCGAACGCGTACCTGTCACCGTGATTCAAGTTGGTCCGTGCGTCGTGCTCGATAAGCGCACGATGGAACGCGACGGCTACACGGCCTTGGTGCTTGGGTTTGACGAGAAGCCGCTGCGTTTGGCCAACCGCCCATCGCTTGGTTCCTATAAAGCCGCTGGCCAAAAGCCACAGCGCTTTATCCGCGAGCTTCGGCTCGACGCGGAAGACCTCGCCAAATATGAAATCGGCCAATCGCTGGCGCCTAAAGATGTCTTCGAGGTCAATGGCCCCGTCGACGTCACCGGCACCAGCAAAGGTAAAGGCTTTCAAGGCGTCATGAAGCGCCACAACATGGAAGGCTTTCGCGCCACCCACGGTACGCACGAATACTTCCGCCACGGCGGTTCGATCGGCTGCCGCCTCACCCCGCAGCGCGTGCACAAAGGCAAGCGCATGTCGGGTCACATGGGCGTCGACACCAAGAAGGTGCAAAACCTCCAGCTATTCCGCATTCTCGACGAAGAGAATTGCTTGCTCGTTCGCGGCGCCATCCCTGGCGCAGCCAATGGCTACGTGGTTGTCACCCACGCCGCAACGCGCGCCGAGTACAAGCGCAAGGGCATGGGCAAGGAAGAGGTTCGTTCGAAGAACCCACTGAAGGCCTCCAAGGCCGCCGCCAAGGGCAAATAAGCCGCCCAGGCCACGCGCCTGTTGTGCTAACTAGGTCGCGCGTATGGCGAAACGCAATATGGGAGACCCCGCGGTTCGCCGCGACCATTTTCACCAAAAGGCGAAAAAGGAAGGGTTCCGCGCGCGCGCGGTTTATAAGCTGCAGGAGCTCGACCAGGACTTCTCGCTGTTTCGCGCCGGCGATCGCGTGCTCGACCTTGGCTGCGCACCTGGCTCGTGGCTGCAGTACGCCGCCACGCGCGTCGGCGAACGCGGCGTGCTGGTCGGCATCGACCGCCTGCCGCTGGCCGCGGGCATTGCGCGCACGCGCGTCGTCGTCGGCGACATTTACGACACGCCGGTGGCGCAGCTGCTCGGCGATCTAACGGCCTTTGACGTCGTGATGTCGGACATGGCGCCCGATACCACGGGCATCCGCCACGCCGACCAGTCGCGGTCCGAGGCGCTGTTTGAGCATGCCCTTGAGCTGGCCTTGCAGACGCTGAGCCCAGGCGGACATTTCGTCGCCAAGCTGTTCCAAGGCCCGGCGTTTGCCCAGCTCCTGACCGCGTGTCGCAAGCACTTTACGACGGTCAAGACCGCCAAGCCGAGCTCCAGCCGCGCGATCTCGATCGAGCAGTACGTCGTCGCTAAGGGCTTCAAAGGCCGCTAGCGAGGCTTAGAGTTCATTATGGCCGAGCGGATCCTCTTTGACGCCTGGGGCGACCCGCCGCCGCGCAAGATCTCGCAGCTGGTAGCCGCCTTGCGTCGCGGCGAAATCGTCGCGTACCCGACGGATACCTGTTTTGCGCTCGGATGCGCGCTGGGTGCCAAGGGCGCGCAAGAAACGATTGCGAACATGCGCCAGCTGCCGCGCAGCCAGCGCCTAGCCTTGCTGTGCGCGGACGTCGCGATGGCGTCGAAATTTGCGATCTTCTCAGAAACGGCGTTTCGGCTGGCGCAGCGGCTGTTTCCTGGGCCCTACACGCTGGTGCTTCCCGCCACGAAGCTAGTGCCCCGGACGCTCACCGAGGCCAAGCGCAAGACGGTTGGCATCCGCGTGCCTGCGCAGGCCATCGTCCACGCCATCATCGCAGAGCTTGGCGAACCGCTCTTGACCACGACCGCCATGGCACCCGATGCCGAGGCTCCGTGCGCCGATGCCGACGACGTGCTAGAGGCGTTTCCACATGGCATCGACCTAGTCGTCGATGCGGCGCGCACCGCGGGCGAGCTGTCCACCGTGCTCTCAATCGAAGGCGACGAGGTCGTCGTGCTTCGCCAAGGCGCGGGCGAGATCGACGACTTGATCTAGCAAGGGTCGCGCCGCCTGCCCTACAGGCCAAGGCGCGTGCGCTCGGCGGCTGCCACGTCGCCCGCGCCCTTGGCCACCGCGCGATCCACGGCGGCGGTCGCGCGTTGCAGATCAGCGGGCGTCGCGGTAGCGACGTCGGGGACCAAAACTTGCGCCAGCGCGACTTCGCAACGGCCGCACAGCACCTCGGGCGTGGCCTCGAACGCAAGCAGCGCCTCGCGCGCCTTTTTGCCTTCGCCCGCTAGCACGAGCGCGGTCGAGTCGATCGCCTTAGCGGGGGCATACCAGTCGACTAGCTCGAGCGTCTGCTGCGCATATTGCCGCGCGCCCGCAAGGTCGCCGACGCAAAGCCGCTGCTCGGCCATCGCCGCCCACGAACGATAGAGCATCGGGTTTGGCTCTTCGGGAGAAATATCCTCGGTGGCTCGCCGCAGCTGACGCTCGGCTTCTTCGCAGCGGCCCTGCCATAGCAGCGCCACCGCCAGCACGTGCCGCCCAAGCTTGGACTTGCTGCGCCGCGAAATGCGCTCAAGCTCGGCGGTGTCCCTCGCCCCCGCGGTCGCGAGCAACGTGGCCATTTGATAGTACACCTCGACCTCGAGGCTATCGACGGCAATGGCGCGCCTTGGCGCCAGCACGGCCTTCGCGCCCGCAAAGTCGCGAAGGTCGATCATCGCCTGCGCGCGCAAGATGGCGGCGCGCACCGTCTGGGTCGCGCCCGGCGCGCCAAGCGCGCGCAAGGCCTCGGTGGGCCTGCCTTGCGTCAGCGCGATGGCCGCGCGGAATTCACCTGCCAACACCGAGGCGTCGCCGACGGGAAGCAGCGCGTGCAAGTCGCGCGCGGAGCTGATATCGCCGAGCAAGATTTGCAGGATGCCGAGCCGCGCCCGCAGGCGTGGCTCGAAGGGCGCCGCTACTTTTGCGATGGCAGTCTCGGCGCCGCCGAAATCGTCGAGCATCAGCGAGGCATAGGCCTGCGCATACCAACGCATGTTGGCGATACGCGGCCCCAGCTCGCGATCGAGCGCAACGTTGAGGATATCAAAGGCGGCCGCGATCTCGTAGCCGCGCTCGGCGCGCAAGATGGCCTGCTCCACCCATACCAGCGCTTGGTCTTGCGCCCCGTCGGCGGCCTTGCCCGCAGCCTCGAGCGAGGCGAGCAAGGCCTCACCGGTCGCGAGCTCGCCGCTATCGAGCAACAACGCCGCGCGATCGATGGCCGCCATCGGCACCTGTGGCGTCATCGCGTCAAATTGCGCCAACGCTTGTGCTTGGTCGCGGCTGGCGAGGTGGCGCGCGCGCAGCCATCGCGCCAACGGATCGCTTGAGCCCGCGAGCGCTTCGAAGGCGGCCACATCGCCCTCGCCACTCGCCAGGGCGTGGGCGAGCGCATAGATCGCCCGCCCGCCCACGGCCGCCGGCTCGCTCGAGCTGAGAATCGCCGCCGGCATGGCACCCGGGGCGATACCAAACAAGACCTCACGCGCGGCGCGCACCCTGAGCAAGACCAGCTCGTGGTGCAGGCGGCGATCGCGCGCGACGAGCGTCTCGAGTTTGGCTTGGGCGCTCGCCAGCGCGTCGTAGCTGCCGGCCACCAAGCTCGTCTCGGCAAGCGCCAGCACATCGCGTGCGGCGGCATCTCGGGCTTGTTGTTCGATACGCGACTTAAAAAAGATGCCCACGAGCGCGAGCGTCAGCACGGCCGCAACCGCAACCAAGCGCAGCGCCCATCGCCGTTGGCGGCGTTGCCGTCGGCGTTCCTGCAACTGCGAAGGCGGCAAGAAAATCCCTGGAACGCTAAGCAGGCCTCCACGCAACAAGGCCGGTAGATGCTCATGCCCCATCGAGGCGGCGTAGTGCAGCGCCGCCGTCGCCGCATCGACGGGCTTTTCGCCGCCGACCACCCGAGGCCTCGCCGCTAGCCCGACGATATCTTGTGGCGTTGGCATTGGGACGTGCTTGGAACCCGGTGAGGATGGTCGCCCCTGAGGCGGCGCGGTGACGCGCGGCGGTGCAAGTGGCGGGGGCGGCACGATCGGGGACGTCGCGAGCACCGGCGGCGCGACTGGTGGCGGCGCGGTGACGCGTATGGGGGGCGGCGCTGCGGGCGGTCTTGGCGCGCTGGTCACAACCGTGGGCGGTGCCGCCGGTGGCGAGGCAAGCAACATGCCCGACGGCGCACCCGAGGGCATCGTGTCTGGTGCCTTGAGCGGTGGGGGTGGCGGCGCCGTCTTGCGCAAGCCCTCAAGCAGGCCAGTGCCTCCGCGAGGTCGACGCATCGCGAGCGCCAAAAGTTCTTTTGCCTCCTCAAGGTGCGCGCCGCGCGTTGCGTGAGCCAAGCCCTGCTCAAGCACCAACACCGCCTCGGCCGCATCGCCCCTAGCAAACAACAGCTCACCCAACGCCAGGAACGCCGCGCCCCCGGGATCGCGGGCAACCGCCGAACGCAACCGTTGTTCTTCGTCCGTCATCGCTATCGTCCTGTCGGCGCCGCGCGCCCTAAGGCGACACTAATGTACACCACCTCGTCGCGCCATCGGCCGGCACTCGCTAGAATATGGCATGGGCAACACCTTTGGCCGTGCGTTTCGCGTGACGACCTTTGGCGAGTCTCACGGCGCTGGCCTTGGCGCCATCATCGACGGTTGCCCGGCGCAAACCAAGATCGACCTCGCGGCGATCGCGGCGCAAATGGATCGCCGGCGTCCAGGTCAGAGTCACCTCACCACGCAGCGGCAGGAAGCTGATGAGGTCGAGCTGCTCTCGGGCGTCGCCG containing:
- a CDS encoding threonylcarbamoyl-AMP synthase, translated to MAERILFDAWGDPPPRKISQLVAALRRGEIVAYPTDTCFALGCALGAKGAQETIANMRQLPRSQRLALLCADVAMASKFAIFSETAFRLAQRLFPGPYTLVLPATKLVPRTLTEAKRKTVGIRVPAQAIVHAIIAELGEPLLTTTAMAPDAEAPCADADDVLEAFPHGIDLVVDAARTAGELSTVLSIEGDEVVVLRQGAGEIDDLI
- the rplC gene encoding 50S ribosomal protein L3; protein product: MAQRMGLLGKKIGMTQVFADDGERVPVTVIQVGPCVVLDKRTMERDGYTALVLGFDEKPLRLANRPSLGSYKAAGQKPQRFIRELRLDAEDLAKYEIGQSLAPKDVFEVNGPVDVTGTSKGKGFQGVMKRHNMEGFRATHGTHEYFRHGGSIGCRLTPQRVHKGKRMSGHMGVDTKKVQNLQLFRILDEENCLLVRGAIPGAANGYVVVTHAATRAEYKRKGMGKEEVRSKNPLKASKAAAKGK
- a CDS encoding TatD family hydrolase — protein: MQPLQFFDSHCHVDGPEFDVDRDVAMARAREAGVRAMIAIGAVGDISSAHRAVALATAHPNVWATVATHPHDVAAMTDAWWDTLRQLAAHPRVVAVGETGLDFYYDHAPRGLQHDAFVRFIELAREVDKAVVCHIRDAHAEAQAILRAHAHGLRVIIHCFTGSPDDARIYAEAGYYVSFSGIATYKTAGDIRAALAMVPHDQILLETDCPYLAPVPMRGRRNEPSYLVHTAAVVAAELGVTPQYLSQKTWANTLAAFSIADAPALDSV
- a CDS encoding HEAT repeat domain-containing protein — translated: MSYLLPSNTITLEAALHDIGHGSPRARALAAHALGDATGATAEEAAQVHDALLRALTDSRLEVRAEAAASLGAIGAKRPTPQVIAALIAAIDDQASPVRQAALIALGAIGDRSAFPALLAASSHELPDVRYQAITSLAEIDPASAYDHVIAALADQDPQVVAAAALALGAIGDGRAAGHLSRLLEHHVRDVQLEAACALAELHDDRGVEILRGALAREQEAMYAIDALATLATPAAGDALATALTMRGAFAVVAVCAAGALLATTWEPPRPASEAEAARQVLLANATRWKLQLREAALGQIERVGGTWAIAALRDFARSWQGWPARKRIHGAINALSAQPA
- a CDS encoding RlmE family RNA methyltransferase, which codes for MAKRNMGDPAVRRDHFHQKAKKEGFRARAVYKLQELDQDFSLFRAGDRVLDLGCAPGSWLQYAATRVGERGVLVGIDRLPLAAGIARTRVVVGDIYDTPVAQLLGDLTAFDVVMSDMAPDTTGIRHADQSRSEALFEHALELALQTLSPGGHFVAKLFQGPAFAQLLTACRKHFTTVKTAKPSSSRAISIEQYVVAKGFKGR